In uncultured Desulfuromonas sp., the genomic stretch CAGATCAACCACTCCGGCTCCTTTGATCACCACGCCGGTAATCGCTTCAAACCCCCAACGCATTGGATTGAGATAGGTCAAATACTGAACAACCTGCGGCATATTGTTGACCGGAAAGAGATAGCCACTGAGCAATGCACAGGGCATCATGATGAAGAACGCCGTTAAAAGCGCCTGTTGCTGAGTGTGGGAAATGGTGCTGATCAGCAGTGCCAATCCCAGATAGGAGAGGATATTCAGGCCGACGACAAAGATTAATACAACCACACTCCCCTTGATGGTAATACCGAACACCACCCGTGCCAGCACAAACATCATGGTCGTGGTCAGATAACCGGTCAGAAAAAACGGCAAGGTCTTGCCGATAATGAACTCAAAACGGCCAATGGGCGTGACCATCACCTGCTCAATGGTACCAATCTCTTTTTCGCGAACAATGGCAATACTGGTCAGCAAGATGCTGGTGACCAGAACCATCAGCGTGATCAGCCCCGGCACATAAAAGTTGCGGCTGTCGAGATTGACGTTGAACAGATTGCGCGGCACCAATTCAACAGCGGGCTCAATATGGGCGGTTAGAGCGCGATTGTAGCGCTGCAGCACGCTGCTGGCGTAGTTAAACATAATACCGGAGTCGTTGCTCATGGTGCCGTCGGCGATCAACTGGACGGCCACTGTTTTTCCCGATTCCAGATCGCGAGCGGTTCCGGCGGCAAACATCAGAATGCCCCGCACATCACCACGGTCCAACAACTGGCGAGCCTGAGCCAATGAATCGGCCATGCCATACACCTTAAAATAGCCGGAGGCGATAAAATCATCGGTGATCTCGCGGGTGACCACGGACCGGTCGGCATCGACAATGACCAGATCGATGTTTTTGACATCCAGAGTCAGAGCAAAGGAGAACACCAGCAGTTGCACCAAGGGGAAACCGAACACAATAATGCGCATTTTCGGATCACGCA encodes the following:
- a CDS encoding ABC transporter permease, whose protein sequence is MILKLKAMLVKELKQMLRDPKMRIIVFGFPLVQLLVFSFALTLDVKNIDLVIVDADRSVVTREITDDFIASGYFKVYGMADSLAQARQLLDRGDVRGILMFAAGTARDLESGKTVAVQLIADGTMSNDSGIMFNYASSVLQRYNRALTAHIEPAVELVPRNLFNVNLDSRNFYVPGLITLMVLVTSILLTSIAIVREKEIGTIEQVMVTPIGRFEFIIGKTLPFFLTGYLTTTMMFVLARVVFGITIKGSVVVLIFVVGLNILSYLGLALLISTISHTQQQALLTAFFIMMPCALLSGYLFPVNNMPQVVQYLTYLNPMRWGFEAITGVVIKGAGVVDLWQQILWEMVHAVGFLTIAATKFRKTL